DNA from Lactobacillus johnsonii:
TAGCACGTTGTCAGAAGCTCCATTTAGAAAAAGAAACTTATTTAAAGGTTAAATACTTTGATAAAAAAGTGGAACAGATAAAACTAAATGCCGATAACTTGCAGAATAATAAGTTGATTCTTGAACTAGATGATTTGCCAAAGGAAATAAGCTATGCGTACGAGAATTATCCTCATCATATTGGCTTATACAATGAATTAAATTATCCACTTTCTCCATTTAGAGTGGGGTTTATAAAGAAGGTAATGTAAATGACTAAAAAGATTTTATTGTCTTGTGCAGGTGGCTTTTCAACATCACTTTTGGTTAACAAGATGAAAGAGGCTGCTAAAGCAGAAGGAAAAGAATATGAAATTAAAGCTGTCGCAGCAGCTCAAGTAGAAGATATTATTGAAAAAGATGCACCAGATTGCATTTTAATTGGACCGCAAATTAAATACATGGAAGATCAACTTAAGGCGGATGCAAGTAAGCACGATATTCCCTTAGAAGCAATTGGGATGCAAGATTATGGCACAATGAATGGTAAAAATGTAATTGCCCAAGCTGAGCGATTACTAGGATAAAGCTTAAAAGAAGTATGAAACAAGATCCCCCTCTTGATTCATACTTCTTTTTTTGACCACTTAGAACTATAAAATGACCGCTTAGTTAACTTCACTAGATTTTAATCTTACATTCATGTTTAATATAATTATCGAAAATGAAACAAGGAAGTGAGAATTGTGAAAGTTAAGCTTGAACTTGATCCGGATCAGAAGGAAACAGAAATAACCATTCATGCTGGTCAGTTAACGCCTGAACTAGAAAGAATCTATCAACAGCTTCAAATGGATTCAGATCATCCTGACCAAATTGAAGGAATGATGGACAACACTTCCTACTATTTAAGTATTAATGATATTTTGTTTT
Protein-coding regions in this window:
- a CDS encoding PTS sugar transporter subunit IIB is translated as MTKKILLSCAGGFSTSLLVNKMKEAAKAEGKEYEIKAVAAAQVEDIIEKDAPDCILIGPQIKYMEDQLKADASKHDIPLEAIGMQDYGTMNGKNVIAQAERLLG